A genomic stretch from Edaphobacter aggregans includes:
- a CDS encoding sugar-binding domain-containing protein: protein MRKQKLSRRTFLKATAAATLATQIKPSRAQATESVFPENGTLIPDEGWYLWVDEHAEWKNDTIFLPDEITRDADGALHGNSSPLPVNLPTGGWGSLSVAAAKEVVLPTTVEQHFWGKFGQRPYTPEEYRYGADDPIPQNGAYLGVSWWHRQIEIPEDWKGKRIFLHIRGARLRAEVFVNHKLVGYSIMEELPFECDLTHAADPGGFNLIAIRITNPFGRYDWVDGLNAQWGAVRLYRSHGFGGLDRGMTISAHGNVRIKDAWVLNTPSPKTIKATAVIETIGPSTSQLVNWELIDLQTGKQFNKGTTPFHGEVVINLTNSEDPIRGTGGISSETIMSPIEPLRKSEKEITFPEGELWDINSPRMYHLRITSQTSTGTDTRTIPFGFRTFAPDGLGSNAIFRLNGRRIKLYTAISWGYWGLNGLFPTPELAEKEVTQAKKLNLNCLNFHRNVGKEEVFRAHDRLGLLRYMEPGGGKLAIGAPAPTPSGEGAIANPGVKLAKPQTEADRFAQRFTKAKCVAMVRAFRSHPSLIQYTLQNEIGADLHNPDTIAILSAMRAEDPSRIIALNDGFSPPPRSAAQAWYEPWNDKLHRSDQEEWGGWWNNHQGAGDQWYDEFYTDPRTFTYKAPYTKVLTEYGEMEGCATPDNHSLMIHQITDTFARYGGTSFDLTDHKEILEATDKFLDRWNFRGAFPTTESLWLALGRKCYVSWQNYLENARISDPLDFAAISGWETTAIENHSGIVDNLRNFKSDPSPISGTLLPVRPVAKQRSACTPLGQSATFDLFLLNDTKVPATGTLDFVGISPSGKRFRVEQLPAPAHVPEQFSYLVKEALKTPPLTEEGLYTFKFALSSAPLATQTKEIWVANPKTPQRRPLTVGVSGITPALRKQLSDLLDVTVQDFVPGQKYDVIVSSGLTAKSSAVQNAGDTTGLEAQPAKPSTAPGVGKPEPGEGTLTTQPGTLASGILEAVQGGTPLFALPQTDVLSEGVAKQLAGAGAFSYNGTVGDFRAPWMGNWYFVRRHSVYEGMPVDQAMGFHYQAKGRQSNGLLVDGANVEIVAAYSRDHDRNIGAGTFTTKLGSTKVLYQRVPELHPVLQQRFLANALRWLTS, encoded by the coding sequence ATGCGCAAGCAAAAACTTAGCCGCCGCACCTTCCTCAAGGCTACCGCCGCCGCCACGCTAGCCACCCAGATCAAGCCATCCCGGGCCCAGGCCACTGAGTCGGTCTTCCCGGAAAACGGAACCTTGATCCCCGACGAAGGCTGGTACCTCTGGGTCGACGAACACGCCGAGTGGAAGAACGACACCATCTTCCTCCCCGACGAGATCACCCGCGACGCCGACGGAGCCCTCCACGGCAACAGCTCCCCACTCCCCGTGAACCTCCCCACCGGAGGCTGGGGGTCCCTCTCCGTCGCCGCTGCCAAAGAAGTCGTCCTGCCCACCACCGTCGAGCAGCACTTCTGGGGTAAGTTCGGCCAGCGCCCCTACACCCCCGAGGAGTACCGCTACGGCGCCGACGACCCCATCCCCCAGAACGGAGCCTACCTAGGCGTCTCCTGGTGGCACCGCCAGATCGAAATTCCGGAAGACTGGAAGGGCAAGCGTATCTTCCTTCACATCCGCGGAGCCCGCCTACGCGCCGAGGTCTTCGTCAACCACAAGCTCGTCGGCTACTCCATTATGGAAGAGCTACCCTTCGAGTGCGACCTCACCCACGCAGCCGATCCCGGTGGCTTTAACCTCATCGCCATCCGGATCACCAACCCCTTCGGCCGCTACGACTGGGTCGACGGCCTGAACGCCCAGTGGGGGGCCGTACGCCTATACCGCTCCCACGGCTTCGGCGGCCTCGACCGCGGCATGACCATCTCGGCACATGGGAATGTCCGCATCAAGGACGCGTGGGTGCTCAACACGCCCTCGCCCAAGACGATAAAAGCGACAGCGGTTATTGAGACGATTGGGCCGTCAACTTCACAGTTGGTGAATTGGGAGCTGATCGATCTGCAAACCGGGAAGCAATTTAATAAGGGAACGACCCCCTTTCACGGCGAAGTAGTTATCAACCTCACCAACTCGGAAGATCCGATCCGAGGCACAGGAGGTATCTCAAGCGAGACGATCATGTCACCGATCGAGCCGTTGAGGAAATCGGAGAAGGAGATCACGTTTCCTGAAGGGGAATTATGGGACATCAATTCCCCGCGCATGTATCACTTGCGGATTACGAGCCAGACATCGACTGGAACCGACACCCGAACCATCCCCTTCGGCTTCCGCACCTTCGCTCCAGATGGCCTTGGCTCGAACGCGATCTTTCGCCTCAACGGACGCCGCATCAAGCTCTACACCGCCATCTCCTGGGGTTACTGGGGACTCAACGGTCTCTTCCCCACGCCCGAGCTGGCCGAGAAGGAAGTCACGCAGGCCAAGAAGCTCAACCTCAACTGCCTCAACTTCCACCGCAACGTCGGCAAAGAGGAGGTCTTCCGCGCCCACGATCGCCTCGGCCTGCTCCGCTACATGGAACCCGGCGGAGGCAAGCTGGCCATCGGCGCACCCGCTCCCACACCATCAGGCGAAGGAGCCATCGCCAACCCAGGAGTCAAGCTCGCCAAGCCACAGACCGAGGCAGACAGGTTCGCCCAGCGCTTCACCAAGGCCAAGTGTGTCGCCATGGTCCGCGCCTTCCGCAGCCACCCTTCGCTCATCCAGTACACGCTCCAGAACGAGATCGGCGCCGACCTCCACAACCCCGACACGATTGCCATACTCTCCGCCATGCGCGCCGAAGACCCCAGCCGCATCATCGCCCTCAACGACGGCTTTTCACCGCCGCCACGCTCCGCTGCGCAGGCCTGGTACGAGCCTTGGAACGACAAGCTCCACCGCTCTGACCAGGAGGAGTGGGGAGGCTGGTGGAACAATCACCAGGGCGCCGGCGACCAATGGTACGACGAGTTCTACACCGACCCACGCACCTTCACCTACAAGGCCCCCTACACCAAGGTCCTCACCGAATACGGCGAGATGGAAGGGTGTGCCACCCCCGACAACCACTCCCTCATGATCCACCAGATCACGGATACCTTCGCCAGATATGGCGGCACCAGCTTCGATCTCACTGATCACAAGGAAATTTTGGAGGCCACCGACAAATTTCTGGATCGCTGGAACTTCCGCGGAGCTTTCCCGACTACCGAATCACTCTGGCTCGCGCTTGGCCGCAAGTGCTACGTCAGCTGGCAGAACTACCTTGAGAACGCCCGCATCAGCGACCCCCTCGACTTCGCCGCCATCTCAGGCTGGGAGACCACAGCCATCGAGAATCACTCCGGTATCGTCGACAACCTCCGCAACTTCAAGTCCGATCCCAGCCCTATCTCGGGCACACTGCTCCCTGTGCGGCCCGTAGCCAAGCAGCGCAGCGCCTGCACCCCACTCGGCCAGTCCGCCACCTTCGACCTTTTCCTGCTCAACGACACCAAGGTCCCTGCCACCGGCACCCTTGATTTTGTTGGAATTTCGCCGTCTGGCAAGCGCTTCCGCGTGGAGCAGTTGCCTGCTCCGGCGCATGTTCCAGAGCAGTTCAGCTACCTTGTGAAAGAAGCGCTGAAGACTCCACCGCTCACCGAAGAGGGGCTTTATACCTTCAAGTTCGCTCTCTCCAGCGCGCCGCTTGCCACACAGACCAAGGAGATCTGGGTTGCCAACCCCAAGACTCCTCAGCGCCGCCCGCTGACCGTGGGAGTCTCAGGCATCACGCCAGCGTTGCGTAAGCAGTTGAGCGATCTGCTCGACGTTACTGTTCAGGACTTTGTTCCTGGCCAGAAGTACGACGTCATCGTCTCTTCCGGCCTTACTGCGAAGTCGTCTGCTGTGCAGAATGCTGGCGATACTACGGGCCTGGAAGCGCAGCCTGCGAAGCCCAGCACGGCGCCTGGGGTAGGTAAGCCAGAACCGGGCGAGGGCACGCTCACAACGCAGCCTGGGACGCTCGCGTCGGGCATCCTTGAAGCGGTTCAGGGCGGTACTCCGCTGTTTGCTCTTCCCCAGACGGATGTGCTCTCTGAAGGCGTTGCCAAGCAACTCGCTGGTGCCGGGGCCTTTAGTTACAACGGTACTGTTGGCGACTTCCGCGCTCCGTGGATGGGGAATTGGTACTTTGTGCGTAGGCATTCGGTCTATGAGGGGATGCCGGTGGATCAGGCCATGGGGTTTCATTATCAGGCTAAGGGTCGTCAATCCAATGGCTTGCTGGTGGATGGGGCTAACGTGGAGATCGTTGCAGCGTATAGCCGGGATCATGACCGGAACATTGGGGCCGGGACGTTTACGACCAAGCTGGGATCGACGAAGGTGCTGTATCAGCGGGTTCCTGAACTTCATCCCGTCTTGCAACAGCGGTTTTTGGCGAATGCTTTGCGGTGGCTTACCAGCTGA
- a CDS encoding GNAT family N-acetyltransferase, with product MVLQVAAEVDFAEIVDLTNRAYRGTDGSAGWTVETDFIEGERTSVHLLREELAAHPDALILTWRDQSDGSLLGSVWLEPLDDAVWYLGLFSVRPDLQGKQLGRKLLAAAEAAAKKRGAHRIRIFVVNVRDTLIAWYERRGYSLTGETKPFPYGNERVGRPLRDDLGLVMLEKAV from the coding sequence ATGGTGCTACAAGTTGCTGCTGAGGTAGATTTTGCCGAGATCGTCGATCTGACGAATCGGGCGTATCGGGGAACGGATGGGTCCGCGGGGTGGACCGTCGAGACGGACTTTATTGAAGGGGAGAGAACGAGTGTGCATCTGCTTCGTGAGGAGCTGGCGGCGCATCCCGACGCTTTGATACTGACGTGGAGGGATCAGAGCGATGGGTCGTTGCTTGGGTCGGTATGGCTGGAACCGCTCGATGATGCAGTTTGGTATTTGGGATTGTTCAGTGTTCGACCTGATCTTCAGGGCAAGCAATTAGGTCGCAAGCTATTGGCGGCGGCTGAGGCGGCTGCGAAGAAGAGAGGTGCGCACCGGATACGCATCTTCGTGGTCAATGTGCGGGACACGCTGATTGCCTGGTATGAACGCCGTGGCTATTCCCTTACCGGGGAGACGAAGCCGTTCCCTTATGGCAATGAGCGGGTTGGGAGGCCGCTGCGGGACGACCTCGGTTTGGTGATGTTGGAGAAGGCGGTCTGA
- a CDS encoding YmdB family metallophosphoesterase: MNILFVGDVFGSAGRHIVREHLPHVMETNAVDLLVINGENAAGGFGITPSIAEELFDLGAHVITTGNHIWDKREIFEYMTVPADSHERGRRILRPANYAVGTPGFGLYQGELPTGQPYAVINLQCRVFMSSCDDPFRKADELLGQIARESGAKVILMDLHGEATSEKVALGWYLDGRLTALLGTHTHIPTADERVLPGGTAYQTDVGMSGPYDSVIGVETELVLNRFLTGMPGKFEPAKGNPKMCAALISCDGATGRAHRIQRIMLGE; the protein is encoded by the coding sequence GTGAATATCCTTTTCGTCGGCGATGTCTTTGGCTCCGCCGGCCGCCACATCGTCCGCGAACACCTCCCCCATGTCATGGAAACCAACGCCGTCGATCTCCTCGTCATCAACGGCGAGAACGCCGCCGGCGGTTTCGGCATCACCCCCTCCATCGCCGAAGAGCTCTTCGACCTCGGAGCCCACGTCATCACCACCGGCAACCACATCTGGGACAAGCGCGAAATCTTCGAATACATGACCGTCCCCGCCGACTCCCACGAGCGCGGCCGCCGCATCCTCCGCCCCGCCAACTACGCCGTCGGCACCCCCGGATTCGGCCTCTACCAGGGCGAACTCCCTACCGGCCAGCCCTACGCCGTCATCAACCTCCAGTGCCGCGTCTTCATGTCCTCCTGCGACGACCCCTTCCGCAAGGCCGACGAGCTCCTCGGCCAGATCGCCCGCGAATCCGGCGCAAAGGTCATCCTCATGGATCTCCATGGCGAAGCCACCAGCGAGAAAGTCGCCCTCGGCTGGTATCTCGACGGCCGCCTCACCGCCCTGCTCGGCACCCACACCCACATCCCCACCGCCGACGAGCGCGTCCTCCCCGGCGGCACCGCCTACCAGACCGACGTAGGCATGTCCGGCCCCTATGACTCCGTCATCGGCGTCGAAACCGAGCTCGTCCTCAACCGCTTCCTCACCGGAATGCCCGGCAAGTTCGAGCCCGCCAAGGGCAACCCAAAAATGTGCGCCGCCCTCATCTCCTGCGACGGAGCCACCGGCCGCGCCCACCGCATCCAGCGCATCATGCTCGGCGAATAG
- a CDS encoding Rrf2 family transcriptional regulator, producing the protein MILHRRGVMVRIQLGAGWGLCGSFLCMAQSERFQLSVRVLAVLASEPDTMHTSAAIAETLGESAVMVRRMFLLLHKAGLIVQRKGPHGGAKLKIPAKQIGLGDLFEATAGDWFSIEDKAVAGWIKKVKGDAVAAMNEHSLAGVVKRMKKGK; encoded by the coding sequence GTGATTTTACATCGGCGCGGCGTGATGGTGAGGATTCAGCTGGGTGCTGGTTGGGGTTTGTGTGGTAGCTTTTTGTGCATGGCACAGAGCGAGCGGTTTCAGTTGAGTGTGCGGGTGCTGGCTGTTCTGGCGAGTGAGCCGGATACGATGCACACGTCGGCGGCGATTGCGGAGACGCTGGGTGAGAGCGCGGTGATGGTGCGGCGGATGTTTTTACTGCTGCATAAGGCCGGGTTGATTGTGCAGCGGAAAGGGCCGCATGGCGGGGCGAAGCTGAAGATTCCAGCGAAGCAGATTGGGCTGGGGGATCTGTTTGAGGCTACGGCTGGGGATTGGTTTTCGATTGAGGATAAGGCTGTGGCGGGGTGGATCAAGAAGGTGAAGGGGGATGCGGTGGCGGCTATGAATGAGCACTCGCTAGCCGGGGTGGTGAAGCGGATGAAGAAGGGGAAGTAG
- a CDS encoding creatininase family protein, with translation MNPRTCWATGFLLLCVILNVGRAAQAQSGSPQTKLSVHWEELTAGDFQQAIQRAQGTCLLPFGILEKHGPHMPIGTDLINVRYAALHAAEQQYAVVFPEYYFGQISEARHEPGTIAYSRDLQLALLQATTDEMARNGCKKILIVNGHGGNDSLLPYFAQSQLDKPHDYVVYLVGERTPRSGGPQKKTTVDAHAGESETSKMMVVRPDLLHQDRATSESGGDQHRANLPEGVYTGIWWYARFPDHYAGDGSAASRELGEYQMNWWIDSVSKAIVAIKADDVSLKLQNEFYEKSAHPLDTRQ, from the coding sequence ATGAATCCTAGGACTTGCTGGGCAACCGGGTTCTTACTTCTTTGTGTGATCTTGAATGTGGGACGGGCGGCGCAGGCGCAGAGCGGTTCTCCGCAGACCAAGTTGTCGGTTCATTGGGAAGAACTGACGGCTGGGGACTTCCAACAGGCCATCCAGCGGGCACAGGGCACATGCCTTTTGCCGTTCGGCATTCTGGAGAAACATGGACCGCATATGCCGATTGGTACCGATCTGATCAATGTACGTTACGCAGCGCTGCATGCGGCGGAGCAGCAGTATGCCGTGGTTTTTCCGGAGTATTATTTTGGGCAAATCTCGGAGGCGCGTCATGAGCCGGGAACGATCGCCTACAGTCGCGATCTGCAGTTGGCACTGCTTCAGGCGACTACGGACGAGATGGCTCGCAATGGCTGTAAGAAGATCCTGATCGTCAACGGCCACGGTGGGAATGATAGCTTGCTGCCTTACTTTGCCCAGTCGCAGTTGGATAAGCCGCACGATTACGTGGTCTATCTTGTTGGCGAGCGTACGCCGAGGTCCGGCGGTCCCCAGAAGAAAACAACCGTTGATGCGCATGCGGGCGAAAGTGAGACATCCAAAATGATGGTTGTTCGTCCCGATCTTCTGCATCAGGATCGTGCCACAAGCGAATCAGGTGGCGATCAGCATCGCGCGAACCTGCCGGAGGGTGTTTACACGGGCATCTGGTGGTATGCGCGTTTTCCCGATCATTATGCCGGTGATGGCTCCGCCGCGAGCCGTGAGTTGGGTGAATATCAGATGAATTGGTGGATTGATTCGGTTAGTAAGGCCATCGTCGCTATCAAAGCCGACGATGTGAGCCTCAAGCTTCAAAACGAATTTTATGAGAAGAGTGCACACCCTCTGGATACGCGCCAGTAA
- a CDS encoding PadR family transcriptional regulator, whose protein sequence is MKAPISLGEFEQVVLLAVLRLEDNAYGVTIRSEIAACTGREPAPGALYTTLDRMEDKGMVRSRLGDATPQRGGRAKRYFVVTKAGRAALISAQKAYQSLLDGLNLLGGENA, encoded by the coding sequence ATGAAAGCCCCCATCTCCCTCGGCGAGTTCGAGCAAGTCGTCCTACTCGCCGTCCTACGCCTGGAGGACAACGCCTACGGCGTCACCATTCGTTCGGAGATAGCAGCATGCACCGGACGGGAACCCGCTCCCGGAGCCCTCTACACGACGCTCGATCGTATGGAAGATAAGGGGATGGTGCGTTCGCGCCTCGGAGACGCGACGCCTCAACGAGGAGGCCGCGCAAAACGTTATTTTGTCGTCACTAAGGCTGGCCGCGCGGCCTTGATAAGCGCACAGAAAGCGTACCAAAGCCTGCTAGACGGGCTAAACCTGCTTGGAGGTGAAAATGCGTAA
- the lysS gene encoding lysine--tRNA ligase: MFESEFEQNLYALRRDKLKQIAALGQEAGLNEAQATYPNSYSTSHTIPELRAAYDPLSTEELEAAPTPITARIAGRIMAIRVQGKAGFAQLQQGGQRMQIYVRKDDVGENAFALYKLLDLGDHIGVIGHLFRTRTGELTIHVSKLTFLSKALLALPDKFHGLADTELRYRQRYVDLFMNVGTLKPATPPPPPTEAAEAAAIPNETVILSEARSAQPKDPEAAGPATTTSPLSATDVPATEPETRNVREVFVKRAAILRAIRAFFDGRGYLEVETPMMQQIAGGAAARPFTTHHNELDIDLFLRIAPELYLKRLVVGGLDRVYEINRNFRNEGVSTRHNPEFTMLEFYQAYANYHDLMRLTEELIIDVARQVNGTTITHFNGNEIDLCKWTRLTMREAILHFWPEAAGDKPDPSIFADKDATVALVHRLRAAKIAIEYSPAEPLGKTIATIFETVAEPHLIQPTIIYDFPLAVSPLSKIKPDEPDWVERFEFYIGGFEVGNAFSELNDPEDQRQRFLDQLDQKEKGDDEAHQMDEDYVRALGYGLPPTAGEGIGIDRLTMLLTNSRSIRDVILFPLMRPIQKSPDQVAAKQNQPHGESAE; the protein is encoded by the coding sequence GTGTTCGAGTCCGAGTTTGAGCAAAACCTCTACGCCCTCCGCCGCGACAAGTTAAAGCAGATCGCCGCCCTCGGACAGGAAGCCGGCCTCAACGAGGCCCAGGCAACCTACCCCAACTCCTACTCCACCAGCCACACCATCCCCGAGCTCCGCGCCGCCTACGACCCCCTCTCCACCGAAGAGCTCGAAGCCGCCCCCACCCCCATCACCGCCCGCATCGCCGGACGCATCATGGCCATCCGCGTCCAGGGCAAAGCCGGATTCGCCCAGCTCCAGCAGGGCGGCCAACGCATGCAGATCTACGTCCGCAAGGACGACGTCGGCGAAAACGCCTTCGCCCTCTACAAGCTCCTCGACCTCGGCGACCACATCGGCGTCATCGGCCACCTCTTCCGCACCCGCACCGGCGAGCTCACCATCCACGTCAGCAAGCTCACCTTCCTCAGCAAGGCCCTCCTCGCCCTGCCCGACAAGTTCCACGGCCTCGCCGACACCGAGCTCCGCTACCGCCAGCGCTACGTCGACCTCTTCATGAACGTAGGCACCCTAAAGCCCGCTACGCCCCCACCTCCGCCAACCGAAGCCGCTGAGGCAGCCGCCATCCCCAATGAAACCGTCATCCTGAGCGAAGCGCGCAGCGCGCAGCCGAAGGACCCCGAAGCTGCTGGCCCCGCCACAACCACCAGCCCCCTTTCGGCCACGGATGTTCCAGCCACCGAGCCCGAAACCCGCAACGTCCGCGAAGTCTTCGTCAAGCGAGCCGCCATCCTCCGCGCCATCCGCGCCTTCTTCGACGGCCGAGGCTACCTAGAAGTCGAAACCCCCATGATGCAGCAGATCGCCGGAGGAGCCGCCGCCCGCCCCTTCACCACCCACCACAACGAGCTCGACATCGACCTCTTCCTCCGCATCGCTCCCGAGCTCTACCTCAAGCGCCTCGTCGTCGGAGGCCTCGACCGCGTCTACGAGATCAACCGCAACTTCCGCAACGAGGGCGTCAGCACCCGCCACAACCCCGAGTTCACCATGCTCGAGTTCTACCAGGCCTATGCCAACTACCACGACCTCATGCGCCTCACCGAAGAGCTCATCATCGACGTAGCCCGCCAGGTCAACGGAACCACCATCACCCACTTCAACGGCAACGAAATCGACCTCTGCAAGTGGACCAGGCTCACCATGCGCGAAGCTATCCTCCACTTCTGGCCCGAAGCCGCAGGCGATAAACCAGATCCCTCCATCTTTGCTGACAAGGACGCCACCGTCGCCCTTGTACACCGGCTGCGCGCCGCCAAAATCGCCATCGAGTACAGCCCCGCCGAACCCCTCGGCAAGACAATCGCGACCATCTTCGAGACCGTAGCCGAACCCCACCTCATCCAGCCCACGATCATCTACGACTTCCCCCTGGCCGTCAGCCCCCTCTCCAAGATCAAGCCCGACGAACCCGACTGGGTCGAGCGCTTCGAGTTCTACATCGGAGGCTTCGAGGTAGGTAACGCCTTCTCCGAGCTCAACGACCCCGAAGACCAGCGCCAGCGCTTCCTCGACCAGCTAGACCAGAAAGAAAAAGGCGACGACGAAGCCCACCAGATGGACGAAGACTACGTCCGAGCCCTCGGCTACGGCCTCCCGCCCACCGCAGGCGAAGGCATAGGAATCGACCGCCTCACCATGCTCCTCACCAACTCCCGCTCCATCCGCGACGTCATCCTCTTCCCCCTCATGCGCCCCATCCAGAAGAGCCCCGACCAAGTCGCAGCCAAACAAAACCAACCTCACGGAGAATCCGCCGAGTAG
- a CDS encoding AtpZ/AtpI family protein: protein MADDGAANGKGSGGKGALGELVKAESMIQLAIALPAGCVIGWLIGAWLDRHFHQNWMGIVGILLGAVAGFLQIFVTASRYLKRGR, encoded by the coding sequence ATGGCGGATGATGGAGCGGCGAACGGGAAGGGGTCTGGCGGGAAGGGTGCGCTGGGCGAGCTGGTGAAGGCGGAGTCGATGATTCAGCTGGCGATTGCGCTGCCGGCGGGGTGCGTGATCGGGTGGCTGATTGGGGCGTGGTTGGATCGGCACTTCCATCAGAACTGGATGGGGATTGTGGGGATTTTGCTGGGGGCTGTGGCGGGTTTTTTGCAGATCTTTGTGACGGCTTCGCGGTATTTGAAGAGGGGTCGTTGA
- a CDS encoding ATP synthase subunit I yields MREMASFNDEDFRRTILRALRLLAVVTVVVAPILWWKLGWQSAVLLLVGAAISGSGLFEWLRLMTAVMARMDGGAKAKPMGMVLVGFFLRLGLTVVLLYVSLKVLNGSVYALAGGLALGVFALSVEGLRLMKAWTV; encoded by the coding sequence ATGCGGGAGATGGCGAGCTTTAACGACGAGGATTTCAGGCGGACGATTCTGCGGGCGCTGCGGCTGCTGGCGGTGGTGACGGTGGTGGTGGCTCCGATTTTGTGGTGGAAGCTGGGGTGGCAGAGCGCGGTTCTACTGCTAGTGGGAGCGGCTATTTCGGGCTCAGGGCTGTTTGAATGGCTGCGGCTGATGACCGCTGTGATGGCCCGGATGGACGGCGGGGCGAAGGCAAAGCCGATGGGGATGGTTTTGGTGGGGTTCTTCCTGCGGCTGGGGCTGACCGTGGTGCTGCTTTATGTTAGCCTTAAGGTACTGAATGGTTCGGTCTATGCGCTGGCTGGAGGCCTTGCGCTGGGAGTGTTTGCACTCTCGGTGGAGGGGTTGAGGCTGATGAAGGCGTGGACGGTTTAG
- the atpB gene encoding F0F1 ATP synthase subunit A: MPTQLLFTQFLNAHFAAPVTALLRAVHVQPKFPEAPISNAFAMELLVFGVLVAYFIIVRLTLSVEKPGPAQHLAEMTNEFVEDQAEQIIGHGSERFVSYLTALFLFILLSNLLGLASPWFESPTANVVVPLGFALVTFLYYHYHGVRSNGVAYIKQFLGPVWWLYPLLLPIEIISHCARVLSLTVRLYANMFAGDLLTLAFFSLIPIGIPLVFLGLHLGVAVIQAYVFFLLASIYLSLAVAHDH; the protein is encoded by the coding sequence ATGCCTACACAGTTATTGTTTACCCAATTTTTGAATGCCCACTTTGCTGCGCCTGTGACGGCGTTGCTGCGGGCTGTGCATGTGCAGCCGAAGTTTCCTGAGGCTCCGATTTCGAATGCGTTTGCGATGGAGTTGCTGGTTTTTGGTGTGCTGGTGGCGTATTTCATCATCGTGCGTCTGACGCTGAGCGTGGAGAAGCCCGGACCGGCGCAGCATCTGGCCGAGATGACGAATGAGTTTGTTGAAGATCAGGCTGAGCAGATCATCGGGCATGGTTCTGAGCGGTTTGTCAGCTATCTGACGGCGTTGTTTCTGTTTATCCTGCTGAGCAATCTGCTGGGTCTTGCGTCGCCGTGGTTTGAGTCGCCGACCGCGAATGTTGTTGTGCCACTGGGATTTGCGCTGGTTACGTTCCTCTACTACCACTACCATGGCGTGCGGTCGAACGGGGTTGCGTATATCAAGCAGTTCCTGGGGCCGGTGTGGTGGCTTTATCCGCTGCTGCTGCCGATTGAGATCATTTCGCACTGCGCGCGTGTGCTTTCGCTGACGGTTCGGCTTTACGCGAATATGTTTGCGGGCGATCTGCTGACGCTGGCGTTCTTTTCGCTGATCCCGATCGGAATTCCGCTGGTGTTTCTGGGGCTGCACCTTGGTGTGGCTGTGATTCAGGCGTATGTGTTCTTCCTGCTGGCGTCGATCTACCTGTCGCTGGCTGTGGCGCACGACCACTAA
- a CDS encoding ATP synthase F0 subunit C — protein MKKLQYLFMSLAAMLLATPAFAQGTVSPGAQWVPLAAGLGMALAAGLCGLGQGKATASATEALARNPGARPGIFIFLILGLAFIESLALFTFVIIFLKVQ, from the coding sequence ATGAAGAAGCTGCAATATCTGTTTATGTCGTTGGCCGCGATGCTGCTCGCAACGCCGGCTTTTGCGCAGGGCACGGTTAGCCCCGGAGCACAGTGGGTTCCGCTGGCTGCCGGTTTGGGCATGGCGTTGGCCGCTGGTCTCTGCGGTCTGGGTCAGGGTAAGGCGACGGCCTCGGCAACTGAGGCTCTGGCGCGTAACCCGGGTGCTCGTCCTGGAATCTTTATCTTCCTGATTCTCGGTCTCGCGTTCATCGAGTCGCTCGCACTGTTTACGTTCGTCATCATCTTCCTGAAGGTTCAGTAA